One Nicotiana tabacum cultivar K326 chromosome 23, ASM71507v2, whole genome shotgun sequence genomic window, gcaaccaatgatcgtgcTGCACTTACAACAATATTCGAGGCCTTTTTACAATCGACCTTGAATACTgggggggcattagccctcaaatatatcaagttctgatgcaagaaagttatttcgcaacAACGGGTTTCCAATAGaaaaagttgtaagagccaaatggtcaaaacgaaccatgctcatgtagttggacCGAACCCAGACacgaaacatgaacacatgtatagtgacttgcaaagaaagttctcctctttaccaacatcttatatccaagaaacatTCCTTtatttggagatttattatgcaaacagaattaagataaactcgaccactaagcctatgggctacttttatttcgagttcgagcaagcactcactcgaccattacgcctacgggctacattacttcgagttcaaatcactcactcgaccattaagcctatgggctacttttattttgagttcgagcaagcactcactcgaccattaagcctacgggctacttttatttcgagttcgagcaagcactcactcgactattgctcctacgagctacattacttcgagttcgaatcattcactcgactgctaagcctacgggctactttcatttcgagttcgagcaagcactcactcgaccattacgcctatgggctacattacttcgagttcgaatcactcactcgaccattaagcctacatgctacttttatttcgagttcgagcaaacactcactcgagcattgcgcctacgggctacattacttcgagttcgaatcactcactcgaccattaagcctacggcctacttttattttgagttcgagcaagcactcactcgaccattgcgcctacgggctacattacttcgagttcgaatcattcactcgactactaagcctacgggctacttttatttcaagttcgagcaaataactcactcgaccattatgcctacgggctacattacttcgagttcgaatcattcactcgactactaagcctacatgctacttttattttcgagttcgagcaaacactcactcgaccattaagcctacgggctacttttatttcgagttcgaatcattcacacGATTACTAAGACTatatgctacttttatttcgagttcgagcaagcactcactcgaccattgcgcctacgggctacattacttcgagttcgaatcattcactcgactactaagcctacgggctatttttatttcaagttcgagcaaataactcactcgaccattatgcttacgggctacattacttcgagttcgaatcattcactcgactactaagcctacatgctacttttattttcgagttcgagcaaacactcactcgaccattaagcctacgggctacttttatttcgagttcgaatcattcacacGATTACTAAGactacatgctacttttatttcgagttcgagcaagcactcactcgactattacgcctacggactacattacttcgagttcgaatcattcactcgactactaagcctgcgtgctacttttattttgagtttaagcaagcactcactcaaccattatgcctacgggctatatttcttcgagctcgaatcattgactcaactaataagcctaagggctacatcacttcaagtttgagtaagcgcTCGCTCGATtctacgaagtccaaatttgattaagttgtttaaatccttgtgaaaacattcataaggcgtgaataaagtcttcacaaaacaaaagcaagtcggcaaaaatgtctatatacaaaattgtctacatgattgattacaaTGTAAAAATTAAGGGCTAAGCTTCCTGGTCATCCTCAAGAGCGGTCCCTTCTCTATCAGGCTACCCCCCGTTCTCGGATCCACTCTTACTCCCATTGccatcatcattgtcatcatcatcGTTATCAGAAACCAGGGCTTCAAcatcggcttcgagttctttggccctttttatctcttcagcgagatcgaaatcacgagcatggatctcctcgagggtttccctccgagatcggcacttagcaagttcagcgacccaatgtgctcgagtatcggcggtctcggctgcctctcttgcttggacctgggcagcttcagcatcggcctgaTAGATGGCCACgagtgcatccgcatcggcctttgccttttcggcatcgaattcggccttggcaagtacaaaggccaaccgagcctcgagctcctctattcttcttgcttgaaccatgCCTTTTTTCTTCATTCTCTGAAGTTGGGTTTCGGccgatgataactgggctcgagcagtttctttctctgcagcaaagcggtccataccttctttccactgcaaagactccgcttttatcacgtcgacctcctcacgaagcttcccgatcatctcaattttttgctgcaactgtgagaccgaaaaattagccatcattccggtatcaagcccataggattttaaaagtatcattaactgctcagacaaatcggtatgatctcgataagccttggccaactcaacttggaggtcttttatttcctcttcccTCTGCCCTAAGAGAAGTTTTAGGGAGTTCCTCTCATCAGTAACCCGTTGAAGGTCGGCCTCGTATCGACGCAACTCATTTTaggaccgagaacatgcttctcgatgaactgccgctacctacaaagaaacaagaaacGAAGTTAACAAAAAGTAAACATAAAGGTAGTaccgaaaaaataattttaaggcttacctgattcaaagcctgcctcaccccgtgaaaaagatctgattcaCTAGTACCAGCGACATCCTCGATAccggtaaacaggtcacgaaaggatcctctccatcgtgaggcctgtctagatcgagggcccccaaagcttgggcttccggAATCACCCTTGCAGAAAAAACGAGAAAGGTGGGCGAATCTTCGATTGTTGCTGCCCCAAATGAATCACTTGGAGCGTTCTCTTCGGTTCGAAGGGATTCAAGAGCCCCTTCAAACATATCCCCCATCTGTTGGCTCCGATGAGATGCGTCTTTGATCTTCGATAATTTAGGGATTCCACTTGAATCATTCCCCggtatatcctcagttcgaggcggagcctcatGAAGCATCATCGATCCAGCTGCCGATGGGGCATCGGTGGTTCTCTTCGTTCGGGCCGCCAGCGCGGACc contains:
- the LOC107787900 gene encoding uncharacterized protein LOC107787900, with product MPFPEEWNMKPVPWMPGAVLDLKNWVRALVATSTYAERSWRDLSKGWWEAKNHGLGKDEILRPLSNEEETLASFPKPVKGNKRKRAYVPDDPKPKKRTARKPNKNVIPLTVESVMRLRYEDEEEEEKENDGSALAARTKRTTDAPSAAGSMMLHEAPPRTEDIPGNDSSGIPKLSKIKDASHRSQQMGDMFEGALESLRTEENAPSDSFGAATIEDSPTFLVFSARVIPEAQALGALDLDRPHDGEDPFVTCLPVSRMSLVLVNQIFFTG